GGAGAAGTTAAACCTCAGGACAAAGAGCGCCTGGTGGCGGACCTCCAGCGATACGGTCGAAAGGTTGCCATGGCCGGCGACGGTATCAACGACGCACCGGCCTTGGCGCGTGCAGATGTGGGCATTGCCATGGGTACAGGGACTGATGTCGCGATGAATAGCGCGCAGCTCACGCTGGTAAAAGGCGACCTGATGGGGATTCTACGGGCACGGGCACTTTCGGTTGCGACAGTAAAAAACATGCGGCAAAACTTGGGTTTCGCCTTCCTTTACAACTCAATGGGTATTCCCTTGGCCGCAGGCCTACTCTATCCGCTGACGGGGCACCTTCTGTCGCCAATGATCGCTGCGTTAGCCATGAGCGTCAGTTCTGCGTCTGTAGTTTTCAATGCTTTGAGACTGAGGAATACCCATATAGCTTGAGCGAAACCGTTGCTCGCACCCCACAAAACATAACTCTTGACCTTACCGCGGTGTCAACGTTGATGCTGTCATCGCGGTGAAAAGAGACCGCTCAGCACAAGAGGAATAACCATGTTCGTCTTAAACGTATCAGGCATTGGTTGCGGTAGCTGCGTCAGCAAAATCACTAAAGCGATTCAATCGTTGGACAGCGAGGCTAAAGTTTCCGTGGATCGCGCGGCAGGTAAGGTAAGCGTTGAAAGTAGCGAAAACCCAGAGCA
The genomic region above belongs to Pseudomonas azotoformans and contains:
- a CDS encoding heavy-metal-associated domain-containing protein; this encodes MFVLNVSGIGCGSCVSKITKAIQSLDSEAKVSVDRAAGKVSVESSENPEQVRKAVESLGFPSQISA